Part of the Ignavibacterium album JCM 16511 genome, CTAAACATATTGGTAAGATTATTGTCAGTAGAACCATAAAAAAATTTTTTCATTAGACTATTGCGAAGTTATCTAAAAATGTTTTAAGTTTAGCCAGGAAAAATCAGGCAGAATTTTATAAGAGTATTTTAAAGCGTTAATCAAATCAGAAATTTCCTCTGGTTCGATACCGCTCAATTAAAATTTTTAGTGAATGTTTAATATTTACTTATCCAAAAATTAATTAACTAACTATCTTCAATCATAAGAGGAGCTGAAATGAAAATGTTTTCAGAACAAAGGAAAATCCGGATGTTTTTGTGTCTGATTCTATTTTCCTCTAATAAAATTTTAACAGCACAGCCTTACGGTCTAAATTGTACTATTGAAGCAAATGGCTCTACTGGAATCGAATCTTGCAGTTTTTATGCTGATGGGTCTTATAATTTAGAGATTAATGCTTATAACATTGTTGCTCCCTGCGAATATGGGGGTTTAGTATGGTATTCTTGTAGTCTTTATGTCAAGGTTAACGGCTCTACGGTGAGTAGCACAAATAATTGGTTAGGACAGTATTCCCCATGGTATTACTGGAGTGATTTTTTTAAGGTAAATAATCGAGATTATGTGGAGATTAATTTGATTTATGAGACAATAAACTTTTGTGTTGGAAATCCAATTTATCCTAATAAATTGACAGTAATTGATGGAATTCATATGGGCGGCGGAGGCCCTCCAATTGAAAATTTAGTTAAATCCCAATCCTTATCTCAATTACCAGGGGAATTTTCACTAAAGCAGAATTATCCAAATCCATTTAATCCTTCGACTGTTATTCAATATTCAATAAACACAAAGCAGTCAGTTAATTTAACAGTTTTCGATGTGTTAGGTAATGAAGTAGCTATACTTGTCAATGAATTTAAAGAGCCAGGTATTCACAGTGTTGAGTTTAGTGGCGCTGATCTTCCCAATGGAATATATTTTTATAAAATTTCAGCCGGTGACTTTGTAGATGTAAAAAAAATGATTTTAATTAAATAGTCAAATAAAATTAAGGAATTATCATGAAAAATAGTCTTAAAATATCGTTCATCAATCTTTTAATTATTGTATTATTTTCAAATATACTGTACTCTCAAAATTTTGTAGATATAGAAAAAAAATGGTCGAAATTAGAACCAGATCCTAACTATAGAGATTTTGGAAAGTCTGAATATAATTTTCAACAAGCAGATTATGTAAAAAGATTTTATGATATAAATGGTGGAATAACGGTAAATCCAAATTTCAGAATCTTACCTTCGAACAATTCAACACAATCTGAAACTAGTATAGATATTCACCCCTTAAATGACAACATTCTTTTTGCTTCTGCAAATGCAACAAATTGGCCTTATACAACTATTTACGGTACCGGTGTTTATTGGACATTAAGTGGTAATACAAATTGGACTGGTTTTAATAATCCACCTTTTGGAACTAACTCAGGCGACCCCGCTGTTGTTATCGGAACTAACGGATATTTTTATGTAGGATATATTGATAATCCTGGTGGTCAAGGTATTGCCCGCTCAACAGATAATGGAGCTACCTGGACTACATACACTGTTACTCCAAACCCGGGTTCTCTAGCTGATAAAAATCATTTGATGATTGATAAAATGGTTGGTTCTCCATACGAGAACAGATTATATGATGTTTGGACTGACTTTGGTGGTGCAAATGATAATCACGCAGTTTTAAAGTACTCAACAAACTTTGGGCAGACCTGGAGTGCGGCTGTTAATTTATCATCTTCATTAAGTCCCGGCAGCCATGCACAAGGCGTCAATGTTCAAACAGGACCAAATGGAGAAGTTTATGTTGCTTTTGCAATTTATGATAGCTGGCCAGGTGGCGAAGATGCAATTGGCTTTGCTAAATCAACTGATGGCGGAGTTACCTGGACCAAATCAAGAATTTATGGTGCACTTACTCCCAATGGAAATTTCAACTTTGGAATAAGAGGTAATATCAAACCAACATCAATTCGTGTTGCTTCATTTCCTTCTATGGCTGTTGACAGAAGCGGTGGTCCGAATAATGGTTATATTTATATAACCTGGCCTCAAAGAGGAGTTACTCCTGCCGGTTCAGATCCTGATGTTGTAATGATAAGGTCAACAGATGGAGGAACAACCTGGAGTTCACCCGTAAGAGTTAATGATGATGCTCTGAATAATGGCAAGGACCAGTATTTCCCATGGTGTACTGTAGATCAGTCAACAGGAAATCTTTTTGTGGTTTTTTACGATAACAGAGAAACTACAAATGATAGTTCCGGTGTTTATATGGCTGTTTCTTATAATGGTGGAGTGAGCTTTACTAATTTCAGAGTAAGCGATCAGAACTTCAGACCAAAACCAATCGCCGGGTTGGCTGGTGGATATCAGGGTGATTATATAGGAATCGCAGCCGCAAATAATAAAGTATATCCTTTCTGGACTGACGATAGAACTGGTAACTATCAAGCATGGATTACTGAAGTTTCTGTCGGACCGCCTTGTCCTGTTGATCCTGTTAGTAATCCAACACCTTCTGATGGATTGACTAATGTCCCTATTAATATTTCAGAATTAAGCTGGACTAATGGAAATGGTGCGACTCAGTGCGAAGTTTGGTTTGGTGAAGGTGGAAACCTGACAATGATTTACGATGGACCGGTTATTTCTTCTATCTCTGTTCCTGGTCCCTTACAGTATAATAAAAATTATGGTTGGAGAATTATAAGTAAAAACGATACCTGCGGAGTTGGCGGACCTTTCTGGTCTTTCAGAACTGAATTATCTCCGGGCACATTATTCATTGAACCTTTTCCTGATTTAGCAAACTGGACGCCTGTTGGTCCTCTTGGATTAACAAACTGGTCTGTACAAACAACAAATAATGCCACAGGACAAAATCCACCCGAATGCCGGTTAAGTTGGACTCCATCATTTAACGGAACTTCTTATCTGAAATCTATTAACATTTCAGCACCAAACAATACTCAATTAGATTTGATACTAAAACACTATCTTGATTGGTATGCAAATCCAAGTGGTTCAATGGGAATTGCAGTAACTTATAATGATGGTGCAACATATACACCCATTTGGCAAATAACTGATCCTACTGGAAATGTAGGACCTCAAACAATATCAACTTCTTTCACTACTCCGGCTACTGACGCTGCAAATCTGAAACTGGCTTTATTCTACAACGGTAATTCCTTTAATATTGATTACTGGTATATTGATGATATTGAATTGACTTATGTTATTCCTGTTGAATTGACTTCATTTACTGCAAAAGCAGTTAATGATAATGTTGAATTAATCTGGAATACTGCCACCGAGACAAATAATCAGGGATTTGAAATTCAGAGGAGTAATGGTGGTGCTTTTGAAGTTGTAGGATATGTACCAGGATTTGGTACAACAACCGAGCATAAATCATATACATTTACTGATAAGAATGTAAAATCCGGAAAATACACATACAGACTTAAGCAGATTGATTACGATGGTCAGTATGTATTCTCCAACACAGTAGAAGTAGAAGTCAATCCTCCATTAACATTTGCACTGGAGCAGAATTATCCAAATCCATTTAATCCATCAACATTAATCAAATATTCGCTTGCCAAAGATGCAATGGTTAATATATCTGTTTACAATTCGATTGGTGAAAAAGTTGCAACACTTGTTAATGGATTACAGCAGGCAGGAAGATATGAAGTTAACTTCAATGCGGGTAATCTTACAAGTGGTGTTTACTTCTATTCAATAGAAGCAGGTGAATTTAAGGCAATAAGAAAAATGTTACTGCTGAAGTGATTCTATTCTCAGAGCATATCAGAAATAAAAGCGGGTTAAATGCCCGCTTTTTTATTTGCATTAATTTATTCCTTATAGATTTATTTTTCATTCCTGTATATTTCATAATAAAAATTTTCAAAGATTAATTATTACTATGAAAGAACCTGAAGTAACCTTTGAACTTGCATTAGAGCACGGTTTAATTAAAGAAGAATGGGAAAAGATTTTAAAAATTCTTGGTCGAACTCCTACATTTACCGAGCTTGGTATTTTTTCTGTAATGTGGAGCGAGCATTGCAGTTATAAGAATTCTATTGCACAGTTAAAAACTTTACCTCGCAGCGGCGGAAGATTACTTGTTGCAGCTGGTGAAGAAAATGCAGGGCTAATTGATATCGGTGATGATCTTGCAGTTGCATTTAAAATTGAAAGCCATAATCATCCATCAGCAGTTGAACCATATCAGGGTGCTGCAACCGGTGTTGGTGGAATAATGCGTGATATTTTTACAATGGGCGCTCGTCCGATTGCTTCTCTAAACTCACTTCGTTTTGGTTCATTAGAAGATGCACGAACAAGATATTTATTTGATGGTGTTGTGCGTGGAATCGGAGATTATGGAAATAGTTTCGGAGTTCCAACAGTTGCCGGTGAAGTTTACTTTGATGAATCATATCAAGGCAATCCGCTTGTTAATGCAATGGCAGTTGGAATTGTAAATAAAAAACATGTTGCTTCAGCAGTAGCAAAAGGCGTTGGAAATCCCGTTATGATTGTTGGCTCTTCAACCGGAAGAGATGGAATACACGGAGCCACTTTTGCTTCGGAAGAGATTTCAGAAAAATCTGAATCGAAAAGACCTTCCGTTCAGGTTGGCGATCCTTTCACTGAAAAACTTTTACTTGAAGCAACTCTTGAAATAATTAAAAACGGCTGGCTGATTGGAATCCAGGATATGGGCGCTGCCGGAATTTCCTGTTCAACAAGCGAGATGAGTGCAAAAGGTAAAGCAGGAATGAAAATCAACCTCGATAAAGTTCCTCTGCGCGAAGATGGAATGACTGCTTACGAAATTATGTTGAGTGAAAGTCAGGAAAGAATGCTGTGTTGTGTTAAAAAAGGATATGAAGATAAAGTAAAAGAAGTTTTTGAAAAGTGGGATTTGAATTGTGAAATAATCGGCGAAGTTACAGATGATGGATTGCTTCATATTGATTATCAGGGTGAGCGCAAAGCAACAATTCCTGCTTTTGAACTTGTGCTCGGTGGTGGCGCACCGGTTTACATACGTGAACAAAAAGAACCGGAATATCTAAAACACACAAGAAATTTTGACTTTAATAAAATTCCTGAACCGGAAAATCTCAAAGAAACTTTTCTGAAAGTATTTTCTTCTCCAAACATTGTCTCGAAACAATGGGTTTATCATCAGTATGATACGATGGTAAGAACAAACACAATTGTTGGTCCTGGTTGTGATGCTGCAGTAATTTATATCAAAGGAACTGATAAAGCATTAGCGATGAAGACAGATTGCAACTCGCGCTATGTATATCTGAATCCGAAAGAAGGAACAAAGATTGCAGTCGCAGAATGTGCAAGAAATATTGTTTGTTCCGGTGGGGTTCCACTTGGAGTTACAAATTGTCTGAACTTTGGCAATCCATATAAACCGGAGGTTTACTGGCAGTTTGCACAAGCTATTGCCGGAATGGGTGAAGCTTGCAGAAAGTTTGATACACCTGTTACAGGTGGTAATGTAAGTTTCTATAATGAATCTCCTGATGCGGCTGTTTATCCAACACCAACAATCGGAATGGTTGGTTTGATTGAAGATTTAAAACATATTACCACATCTTACTTTAAGGATGAAGGTGATGTAATTTATTTATTGGGTGAAGACAAAGAGGAAATTGGTGGAAGCGAGTATCTGAAAATAGTTCACAACAAAGTTGCCGGAGATTGTCCGAAGATTAATCTTGATGAAGAAAAAAAATTGCACGAAACTCTACTCAATCTTATCAGGAAATTATTAGTCAAATCTGCACACGATGTCACCGAAGGTGGAATAGCCTCAGCATTAGCCGAATGCTGTATTATCAATCAGGAAAAACA contains:
- a CDS encoding T9SS type A sorting domain-containing protein yields the protein MKNSLKISFINLLIIVLFSNILYSQNFVDIEKKWSKLEPDPNYRDFGKSEYNFQQADYVKRFYDINGGITVNPNFRILPSNNSTQSETSIDIHPLNDNILFASANATNWPYTTIYGTGVYWTLSGNTNWTGFNNPPFGTNSGDPAVVIGTNGYFYVGYIDNPGGQGIARSTDNGATWTTYTVTPNPGSLADKNHLMIDKMVGSPYENRLYDVWTDFGGANDNHAVLKYSTNFGQTWSAAVNLSSSLSPGSHAQGVNVQTGPNGEVYVAFAIYDSWPGGEDAIGFAKSTDGGVTWTKSRIYGALTPNGNFNFGIRGNIKPTSIRVASFPSMAVDRSGGPNNGYIYITWPQRGVTPAGSDPDVVMIRSTDGGTTWSSPVRVNDDALNNGKDQYFPWCTVDQSTGNLFVVFYDNRETTNDSSGVYMAVSYNGGVSFTNFRVSDQNFRPKPIAGLAGGYQGDYIGIAAANNKVYPFWTDDRTGNYQAWITEVSVGPPCPVDPVSNPTPSDGLTNVPINISELSWTNGNGATQCEVWFGEGGNLTMIYDGPVISSISVPGPLQYNKNYGWRIISKNDTCGVGGPFWSFRTELSPGTLFIEPFPDLANWTPVGPLGLTNWSVQTTNNATGQNPPECRLSWTPSFNGTSYLKSINISAPNNTQLDLILKHYLDWYANPSGSMGIAVTYNDGATYTPIWQITDPTGNVGPQTISTSFTTPATDAANLKLALFYNGNSFNIDYWYIDDIELTYVIPVELTSFTAKAVNDNVELIWNTATETNNQGFEIQRSNGGAFEVVGYVPGFGTTTEHKSYTFTDKNVKSGKYTYRLKQIDYDGQYVFSNTVEVEVNPPLTFALEQNYPNPFNPSTLIKYSLAKDAMVNISVYNSIGEKVATLVNGLQQAGRYEVNFNAGNLTSGVYFYSIEAGEFKAIRKMLLLK
- the purL gene encoding phosphoribosylformylglycinamidine synthase subunit PurL; this translates as MKEPEVTFELALEHGLIKEEWEKILKILGRTPTFTELGIFSVMWSEHCSYKNSIAQLKTLPRSGGRLLVAAGEENAGLIDIGDDLAVAFKIESHNHPSAVEPYQGAATGVGGIMRDIFTMGARPIASLNSLRFGSLEDARTRYLFDGVVRGIGDYGNSFGVPTVAGEVYFDESYQGNPLVNAMAVGIVNKKHVASAVAKGVGNPVMIVGSSTGRDGIHGATFASEEISEKSESKRPSVQVGDPFTEKLLLEATLEIIKNGWLIGIQDMGAAGISCSTSEMSAKGKAGMKINLDKVPLREDGMTAYEIMLSESQERMLCCVKKGYEDKVKEVFEKWDLNCEIIGEVTDDGLLHIDYQGERKATIPAFELVLGGGAPVYIREQKEPEYLKHTRNFDFNKIPEPENLKETFLKVFSSPNIVSKQWVYHQYDTMVRTNTIVGPGCDAAVIYIKGTDKALAMKTDCNSRYVYLNPKEGTKIAVAECARNIVCSGGVPLGVTNCLNFGNPYKPEVYWQFAQAIAGMGEACRKFDTPVTGGNVSFYNESPDAAVYPTPTIGMVGLIEDLKHITTSYFKDEGDVIYLLGEDKEEIGGSEYLKIVHNKVAGDCPKINLDEEKKLHETLLNLIRKLLVKSAHDVTEGGIASALAECCIINQEKQIGCEVEIPVKSRKDFSLFSESQTRIIISTSESNSLKLEHELKLSNISFIKLGSVKGTSLKIKDFFEIGLNELSEIYFNTIPKIMSGEE
- a CDS encoding T9SS type A sorting domain-containing protein; translation: MKMFSEQRKIRMFLCLILFSSNKILTAQPYGLNCTIEANGSTGIESCSFYADGSYNLEINAYNIVAPCEYGGLVWYSCSLYVKVNGSTVSSTNNWLGQYSPWYYWSDFFKVNNRDYVEINLIYETINFCVGNPIYPNKLTVIDGIHMGGGGPPIENLVKSQSLSQLPGEFSLKQNYPNPFNPSTVIQYSINTKQSVNLTVFDVLGNEVAILVNEFKEPGIHSVEFSGADLPNGIYFYKISAGDFVDVKKMILIK